The following proteins are encoded in a genomic region of Haloarcula marina:
- a CDS encoding PDC sensor domain-containing protein yields MSGQDTPLDGESSGDDASGGLLATITPDPIRRNFALKFGIVLVVMALSVGVVGIAATEQVRTYTETQVTDEYRGVAAQEGDIIEQWFERNRLSVQFVSSSDGWTTDDTEDLRAELRNREAGLSADVSSVHLVERQITGTNVVASTSLSADTNVSTVGRGWTADTSFDRAGEVTHSGVYETQTGPVVGFMSPVDASQNRYIVIEYSVDSITESLQGSERAEGGFTQVVNGSNVVMFDESAEGGVGDEMLQQYASGGEATQPISQANDLRGGDQAAGVIATMPAGDVVAEQYTVGFSPIEGTDWVVLVHAPYSAVFGFVQNVQLYGIVGTVVMVLLIGGVGAVLGYNTATAIDRLTRKTEQMREGDLDVDISSSRIDNIGRLYDGFADMRDALKQQINEAQRAQKEAEVSRAEAMEVNKYLQTKAEEFSEVMEATAAGNLTRRMETDGENQAMDRIASEFNGMIDELEKTIGQLDSFADEVADSGDVVLTSAESVRDASEQVAESVQKISDDAYDQKERLQTLSEDLDELVEQLQRFQDENPEVEMADSLAAFQTTATTLQEAADTSENMMAESETVAGAAEEQAAELNEVSSRAERLKRYAQPLGDILGRFQTEAEHEFVFSGGPSQGLAENDDN; encoded by the coding sequence ATGAGTGGACAGGACACACCTCTGGATGGGGAATCGAGCGGCGACGATGCGAGCGGCGGTCTCCTCGCGACGATTACGCCGGACCCGATTCGGCGTAACTTCGCGCTGAAGTTCGGTATCGTGCTGGTGGTGATGGCGCTGTCCGTCGGCGTCGTCGGCATCGCCGCCACGGAACAGGTCCGTACCTACACCGAGACACAGGTCACCGACGAGTACAGGGGCGTCGCCGCACAGGAGGGGGACATCATCGAGCAGTGGTTCGAACGCAACCGCCTGTCGGTGCAGTTCGTCTCCTCGAGTGACGGGTGGACCACCGACGATACCGAAGACCTGCGGGCGGAACTCCGCAATCGGGAAGCGGGGCTATCGGCCGACGTGTCGAGCGTCCACCTGGTCGAACGGCAGATAACCGGCACGAACGTCGTCGCGAGTACGTCGCTGAGTGCCGACACGAACGTCTCGACCGTCGGTCGGGGATGGACGGCCGACACGTCGTTCGACCGGGCGGGAGAGGTGACCCACTCCGGCGTCTACGAGACACAGACCGGTCCCGTCGTCGGGTTCATGAGTCCCGTCGACGCCTCCCAGAACCGGTATATCGTCATCGAGTACTCCGTCGACAGCATCACCGAGTCCCTGCAAGGCTCAGAGCGCGCAGAGGGTGGATTCACGCAGGTCGTGAACGGTTCGAACGTCGTCATGTTCGACGAGAGCGCCGAGGGCGGCGTCGGCGACGAGATGCTCCAGCAGTACGCGTCGGGCGGTGAAGCGACCCAGCCGATTTCGCAGGCCAACGACCTGCGCGGCGGCGACCAAGCGGCGGGCGTCATCGCCACCATGCCCGCGGGCGACGTGGTCGCCGAGCAGTACACCGTCGGCTTCTCGCCCATCGAGGGCACCGACTGGGTCGTGCTGGTCCACGCCCCGTATTCGGCGGTGTTCGGATTCGTCCAGAACGTCCAGTTGTACGGTATCGTCGGGACCGTCGTGATGGTCCTGCTCATCGGCGGCGTCGGCGCGGTACTCGGCTACAACACCGCGACAGCCATCGACCGCCTCACCCGAAAGACCGAGCAGATGCGCGAGGGTGACCTCGACGTGGACATCTCCTCGTCCCGCATCGACAACATCGGTCGCCTGTACGACGGGTTCGCCGACATGCGCGACGCGCTCAAACAGCAAATTAACGAGGCTCAGCGCGCACAGAAGGAGGCGGAAGTCTCCCGCGCCGAGGCGATGGAGGTCAACAAGTACCTCCAAACGAAGGCCGAGGAGTTCTCGGAAGTGATGGAGGCGACGGCCGCCGGGAACCTCACCAGGCGGATGGAGACGGACGGCGAGAATCAGGCCATGGACCGCATCGCGAGCGAGTTCAACGGCATGATAGACGAACTGGAGAAGACCATCGGCCAACTCGACAGTTTCGCCGACGAAGTGGCCGACTCCGGTGACGTGGTGCTGACCAGCGCCGAGTCCGTGCGCGACGCCTCCGAACAGGTCGCCGAGTCCGTCCAGAAGATTTCCGACGACGCCTACGACCAGAAAGAACGGCTCCAGACGCTCTCGGAGGACTTGGACGAACTCGTCGAGCAGTTACAGCGGTTCCAAGACGAGAACCCCGAAGTCGAGATGGCCGACTCGCTCGCGGCGTTCCAGACGACGGCGACGACGCTACAGGAGGCCGCGGATACCAGCGAGAACATGATGGCCGAATCCGAGACGGTCGCCGGGGCCGCCGAGGAACAGGCCGCAGAACTGAACGAAGTGTCGTCGCGCGCCGAACGACTCAAGCGCTACGCGCAACCGCTCGGCGACATCCTCGGCCGGTTCCAGACCGAGGCCGAACACGAGTTCGTCTTCTCGGGCGGCCCCTCGCAGGGCCTCGCGGAGAACGACGACAACTGA
- a CDS encoding DUF7260 family protein, whose product MIDTNVSGTRYLQSFRRHVLGPVTTALDIVEAEQSEVAAEADAFEAFASRVADVDAAEPQWLPMAQSQTLQTRQDRCSQLERVREAYRETVMSVPHYEAVYDESLVENVMLELGEALAERFRPNGGQFTAPYKQALVTAAKDAATERERFLETLDREESSLETARDSLMELVVGLDGITIPHWYESTFAETLEGVVETRQRHLDRQVALPGENRVSLCTLLYDDQQWTFPVLTAAARTREILGEDESP is encoded by the coding sequence ATGATTGACACCAACGTCTCTGGGACCCGATACCTCCAATCCTTTCGGCGGCACGTCCTCGGCCCCGTCACGACGGCGCTCGATATCGTCGAGGCAGAGCAGTCTGAAGTCGCCGCGGAAGCCGACGCCTTCGAAGCCTTCGCGTCGCGGGTCGCCGACGTCGATGCCGCCGAACCACAGTGGCTACCGATGGCGCAGTCACAGACCCTGCAGACTCGGCAGGACCGATGCTCACAACTCGAACGTGTCCGCGAGGCGTACCGAGAGACAGTGATGAGCGTCCCGCACTACGAGGCGGTGTACGACGAGTCGCTGGTCGAGAACGTGATGTTGGAACTCGGCGAGGCACTCGCCGAACGGTTTCGCCCCAACGGCGGGCAGTTCACTGCGCCGTACAAACAGGCGCTCGTCACGGCAGCCAAAGACGCGGCGACCGAACGGGAGCGGTTTCTGGAGACGCTCGACCGCGAGGAGTCGTCGCTGGAGACGGCGCGCGACTCCCTGATGGAACTCGTCGTCGGCCTCGACGGCATCACCATCCCACACTGGTACGAGTCGACGTTCGCCGAGACGCTCGAAGGCGTCGTCGAAACCCGGCAACGGCACTTAGACCGACAGGTGGCACTGCCCGGGGAGAACAGGGTGAGCCTGTGTACGCTCCTGTACGACGACCAACAGTGGACGTTCCCGGTGTTGACCGCCGCCGCGCGGACCCGCGAAATTCTCGGCGAGGACGAATCGCCCTGA
- a CDS encoding DUF4864 domain-containing protein: MSRGGPLVVLLLAAALLLAGCGELLGTGGSADEPAVTPAPVPETAVTPTPTPTPTPEPNGRSLAGGASQRGHWVGVVSDANRTASAQGRYLSLRPTCDRPPGLVVHIQVNALQNDDPVTHAGVNATWRFMALSYRSAFGSYEDFVDVVTSEYRPLLSPATVTYEPLVRDGAFASQRVKVTDGNETSVYTWRLELQMIQTIEPYGGCWMTTSITAS, translated from the coding sequence ATGTCTCGGGGCGGCCCACTCGTCGTACTGCTGCTCGCCGCCGCCCTGCTACTCGCAGGGTGTGGGGAGCTATTGGGGACCGGCGGGTCCGCCGACGAACCGGCGGTGACGCCCGCACCCGTACCGGAGACGGCGGTGACCCCCACCCCCACCCCGACGCCGACACCGGAACCGAACGGTCGGTCGCTCGCGGGCGGCGCGTCACAGCGCGGACACTGGGTCGGGGTCGTGAGCGATGCGAACCGAACAGCATCCGCGCAGGGACGATACCTGTCGCTCCGGCCGACCTGCGACCGGCCGCCGGGCCTCGTCGTCCACATACAGGTGAACGCGCTCCAGAACGACGACCCGGTCACGCACGCTGGCGTCAACGCGACGTGGCGGTTCATGGCCCTTTCGTACCGATCCGCGTTCGGGTCGTACGAGGACTTCGTCGACGTAGTCACGTCAGAGTATCGCCCGCTCCTCTCCCCCGCGACGGTGACCTACGAACCGCTGGTCCGCGACGGCGCGTTCGCGTCTCAGCGAGTCAAAGTCACCGATGGGAACGAGACGAGCGTCTACACGTGGCGACTGGAACTCCAAATGATACAGACCATAGAACCCTACGGCGGGTGCTGGATGACGACGAGCATCACCGCGTCGTAA